The following proteins are co-located in the Sphingomonas panacis genome:
- a CDS encoding lasso peptide biosynthesis B2 protein → MRYRLKEGLYHCIAGRNVIFLDLSRNRYFALPSTSTVTFRQLVARNGETVAGAEAALSSLIDAGYLLEAADSDLSFKVLEIEAPAGDAYSRNEVPHRLWPLLVAVYSELRTSLRIRLFPLHSVFARSAISRRVIGRDEHERKTEVDLWVSAFERAALILGRSNRCLTRSLAMFSVLRARGVTANLVIGVRSEPFSAHAWVQYEGTVLNDTFGQINNYSPILVLR, encoded by the coding sequence ATGCGCTATCGATTAAAAGAGGGACTCTACCACTGCATCGCAGGCCGGAACGTTATCTTTCTTGACCTGTCCAGAAACCGGTATTTTGCCTTGCCCTCGACCAGTACTGTGACGTTCCGGCAACTTGTGGCCCGGAATGGTGAGACAGTCGCCGGGGCTGAGGCGGCATTGTCATCACTGATCGACGCAGGGTATCTGTTGGAGGCGGCGGATTCCGACCTGAGCTTCAAGGTTTTGGAAATTGAGGCTCCAGCTGGCGATGCCTATAGCCGCAATGAGGTTCCCCACAGGTTGTGGCCACTTCTGGTCGCCGTATATTCTGAGTTGCGTACTTCACTGAGGATACGGCTGTTCCCGTTGCATTCGGTGTTTGCACGCTCCGCAATTTCCAGACGGGTCATAGGTCGCGATGAGCATGAGAGGAAAACCGAGGTCGACCTGTGGGTGTCCGCATTCGAAAGGGCAGCTCTGATCCTTGGCCGGTCAAATCGCTGTTTGACGCGGTCTCTAGCAATGTTTTCGGTTCTTCGTGCGCGCGGCGTGACTGCAAATCTAGTTATCGGGGTAAGGTCAGAACCGTTCTCCGCGCATGCCTGGGTGCAATATGAAGGCACCGTTTTGAACGACACGTTCGGGCAAATCAATAACTACTCACCAATTCTGGTGCTGCGGTGA